In Oryza sativa Japonica Group chromosome 2, ASM3414082v1, the following are encoded in one genomic region:
- the LOC4330855 gene encoding auxin-responsive protein SAUR32: protein MLQGEEKKAGKVKKGWLAVRVGVEGADGGDGGGFRRFVIPIAYLYHPLFRRLLEAARDAYGYDSAGPLRLPCSVDEFLRLRSLVERETHAAGGGGGGSSSPHRVHAGGGSHHHHHYSFSPCTRAKVSS from the coding sequence ATGCTGcagggggaggagaagaaggccGGGAAGGTGAAGAAAGGGTGGCTGGCGGTGAGGGTCGGGGTGGagggcgccgacggcggcgacggcggcgggttcCGGCGGTTCGTCATCCCGATCGCCTACCTCTACCACCCCTTGTTCCGCCGCCTGCTTGAGGCGGCGCGCGACGCCTACGGCTACGACTCGGCCGGCCCGCTCCGGCTCCCCTGCTCCGTCGACGAgttcctccgcctccgctcgcTCGTGGAGCGGGAGACccacgcggccggcggcggcggcggcggctcgtcgtcgccgcaccgcgtccacgccggcggcggatcgcaccaccaccaccactactccTTCTCCCCGTGCACCCGCGCCAAAGTCAGCTCCTGA
- the LOC4330856 gene encoding lysM domain-containing GPI-anchored protein LYP6-like, translated as MAGVCGSVAAAAAMVVVVMVSSLPGGVEAKTTIEPCTGSDSCSALLGYTLYADMKVSEVAALFGTDPAALLAANALDFGAPGAAHRILPMGLFVRVPTRCSCTDGVRKSVSVRYAARPADTLATVADGVFAGLAFADQIRNANAVASADPDAPLDPGQKLVVPLPCVCFNSSDNNLPAVYLSYVVQVGDTVPAIAASYETTVTDVMNVNAMGSPIAAPGDILAIPLPACTSAFPKSASDHGLIVANGTYALTAGNCVQCSCGPGNLNLYCTPASLTGSCPSMQCSNSNVLLGNVSARSTSAGCNVSSCSYGGFVNGTITTLLSTGLQSRCPGPHQFPELTEPPTTVNHDSTFLPPLSAPGPAEAGGAIPPPNSGSPSVQGGSFTLPKVSTANGPAGSVSEAPWMNKPHQILSSFILCLLLLYSQM; from the exons atGGCGGGGGTGTGTGGctccgtcgcggcggcggcggcgatggtcgtGGTTGTGATGGTGTCGTCGTTGccgggcggcgtggaggcgaagaCGACGATCGAGCCGTGCACGGGGTCGGACTCGTGCTCGGCGCTGCTGGGCTACACGCTCTACGCCGACATGAAGGTGTCGGAGGTGGCCGCGCTGTTCGGCACGGACCCGGCGGCGCTGCTGGCCGCCAACGCGCTGGACTTTGGGGCGCCGGGGGCGGCGCACCGCATCCTCCCGATGGGCCTCTTCGTCCGCGTCCCCACCCGCTGCTCCTGCACCGACGGCGTCCGCAAGTCGGTCTCCGTGCGCTACGCCGCGCGCCCCGCCGACAcgctcgccaccgtcgccgacgGCGTCTTCGCGGGGCTCGCCTTCGCCGACCAGATCCGCAACGCCAACGCCGTCGCATCCGCGGACCCCGACGCGCCGCTTGACCCCGGCCAGAAGCTCGTCGTCCCGCTGCCCTGCGTCTGCTTCAACTCCTCCGACAACAACCTGCCCGCCGTGTACCTCTCCTACGTCGTGCAGGTCGGGGACACCGtgcccgccatcgccgccagcTACGAGACCACCGTCACGGATGTCATGAATGTGAACGCCATGGGAAGCCCGATCGCCGCGCCGGGCGACATTCTCGCCATCCCATTGCCAG CATGTACATCTGCATTTCCCAAATCTGCTTCAGACCATGGACTAATTGTGGCAAATGGGACTTATGCACTTACTGCTGGAAACTGTGTGCAGTGTAGTTGCGGGCCAGGGAATCTCAA TTTATATTGCACACCAGCTTCATTGACAGGGTCATGTCCAAGCATGCAGTGCAGTAACAGCAATGTTCTGCTAGGTAATGTAAGCGCTCGTTCCACCAGTGCAGGCTGCAATGTTTCTTCTTGTAGCTACGGAGGTTTTGTTAATGGAACCATTACCACATT GCTGAGCACAGGTCTTCAATCCAGATGTCCAG GACCACATCAGTTCCCTGAACTCACTGAACCCCCTACCACGGTGAACCATGATTCAACGTTTCTCCCGCCATTATCGGCACCTGGACCTGCAGAAGCCGGCGGCGCCATTCCCCCTCCGAACTCAGGCTCACCATCAGTGCAAGGAGGGTCTTTCACACTGCCCAAAGTATCCACTGCAAATGGCCCTGCCGGAAGCGTTTCAGAGGCTCCTTGGATGAACAAGCCGCATCAGATCCTGTCAAGTTTCATCTTGTGTCTACTACTTCTCTACTCGCAGATGTGA